Proteins from a genomic interval of Bradyrhizobium sp. CCGB01:
- the mddA gene encoding methanethiol S-methyltransferase, with translation MSQLDHQVHSIGPEVAGSRIFKFIAFLYGIAAYLVFFVTILYAIGFVMGLVVPKTIDTGTDTPTAEAVIINLLLMTLFAVQHSVMARKQFKAWWTQFVPQPVERSTYVLFASLSLLLLFWQWRPLPAVVWDVGNPDLAVTLVTLSLAGWVLVFSSTFIINHFELFGLHQVTDHLVGKEAAPPRFKTPLFYKFVRHPIYLGFIIAFWAAPVMTVGHLLFAVVTTLYIFVGIALEEHDLVDLFGDEYRQYKQRVSMLIPWRRSV, from the coding sequence ATGTCTCAACTTGATCACCAGGTTCATTCCATCGGCCCGGAGGTTGCGGGCTCGCGCATTTTCAAGTTCATCGCCTTTCTGTACGGAATTGCGGCATATCTCGTGTTTTTCGTCACCATTCTCTACGCCATCGGCTTCGTCATGGGGCTGGTGGTGCCGAAGACCATCGACACCGGAACCGACACGCCGACGGCCGAAGCCGTCATCATCAATCTCCTGCTGATGACGCTGTTCGCCGTCCAGCACAGCGTGATGGCGCGCAAGCAGTTCAAGGCATGGTGGACCCAGTTCGTCCCCCAGCCGGTCGAGCGCAGCACCTATGTGCTGTTTGCAAGCCTGTCGCTGCTCCTCCTGTTCTGGCAGTGGCGTCCGCTGCCCGCAGTCGTATGGGATGTCGGAAACCCGGATCTCGCCGTGACGCTGGTCACGTTGTCCCTCGCGGGCTGGGTGCTGGTGTTCAGCTCGACCTTCATCATCAATCACTTTGAGTTGTTCGGATTGCACCAGGTGACCGACCATCTCGTGGGTAAGGAGGCGGCGCCGCCGCGCTTCAAGACGCCGCTGTTCTACAAGTTCGTTCGTCATCCGATCTATCTCGGCTTCATCATCGCGTTCTGGGCGGCGCCGGTCATGACCGTGGGTCATCTGCTGTTTGCGGTCGTAACCACGCTCTACATCTTCGTCGGCATCGCGCTGGAGGAGCACGATCTCGTCGATCTCTTCGGCGACGAATACCGGCAGTACAAACAACGGGTGTCGATGCTTATTCCCTGGCGAAGGTCAGTATAA
- a CDS encoding GFA family protein gives MKHVGNCFCGAVTIEVTGEPAAMGYCHCRSCRSWSGGPVNAFSLWKPEAVRITEGAQHVETFAKTPLSQRKYCKKCGGHLMTNHPPLDLIDVFTATIPTLAFAPGVHVNYSETVLPMRDGLPKLKDFPAEFGGSGEMMQE, from the coding sequence ATGAAACATGTCGGAAACTGCTTCTGTGGCGCGGTCACGATCGAGGTTACGGGCGAGCCGGCGGCGATGGGCTATTGCCATTGCCGCTCCTGCCGCTCGTGGTCGGGCGGGCCGGTGAACGCCTTCAGCCTGTGGAAGCCCGAAGCCGTGCGCATCACCGAAGGCGCCCAGCATGTCGAGACCTTTGCCAAGACCCCGCTCAGCCAGCGCAAATACTGCAAGAAGTGCGGCGGCCATCTCATGACCAATCATCCGCCGCTCGACCTGATCGACGTCTTCACCGCCACCATTCCCACGCTCGCCTTCGCGCCCGGCGTCCACGTCAACTATTCCGAGACGGTGCTGCCGATGCGCGACGGCCTGCCCAAGCTGAAGGACTTTCCGGCCGAGTTCGGCGGCAGCGGCGAGATGATGCAGGAGTAG
- the pcaB gene encoding 3-carboxy-cis,cis-muconate cycloisomerase, whose translation MPAFPASTTVLDSMLFRDAFGTPEMREVFSDVALVARYAEVEVALAKAEATCGVIPQEAADQIAARTDVAALDFDLLRQETDIVGYPILPLVHQMVKQCGEAGRYVHWGATTQDIMDTAVVLQLRAALAIVERDIAELRKILANLSKRYRDTPMAGRTHLQQALPVTFGYKAAIWLAMFDRHAERIGELKPRVLVGQFAGAAGTLASLGDKGFEVQEALCAELRLGVPASTWHVARDGFAEAVNFLALVTGSLGKIALDIMIMASTEFAEVYEPFVQGRGASSTMPQKRNPISSELMLAASKAVRQHAGLMLDAMVQDFERATGPWHAEWMAIPESFVLTAGALHQAKFALAGLIVDEKKMNDNLAVSRGLIVAEAVMMGLAPQIGRQEAHDVVYDACRLANEKGLTLADALSSDARVSARIDRATIDALTSPKNYLGLAPAMVDRVLKSATR comes from the coding sequence ATGCCCGCTTTTCCCGCCTCGACTACCGTGCTCGACTCCATGTTGTTCCGCGACGCCTTCGGCACGCCCGAGATGCGCGAGGTGTTTTCCGACGTTGCGCTGGTGGCGCGGTATGCCGAGGTCGAGGTGGCGCTGGCGAAGGCGGAGGCGACGTGCGGCGTGATCCCGCAGGAAGCCGCCGACCAGATCGCCGCACGGACCGACGTCGCCGCACTCGATTTCGACCTGCTGCGGCAGGAGACCGACATCGTCGGCTATCCGATCCTTCCCCTGGTGCATCAGATGGTGAAGCAATGCGGCGAGGCCGGCCGCTACGTGCATTGGGGCGCGACCACGCAGGACATCATGGACACAGCCGTGGTGCTGCAGCTGCGCGCCGCGCTCGCGATCGTCGAGCGTGATATCGCGGAGCTGCGCAAGATCCTCGCCAACCTCTCGAAGCGCTATCGCGACACGCCGATGGCGGGCCGCACCCATCTCCAGCAGGCGCTGCCGGTGACGTTCGGCTACAAGGCCGCGATCTGGCTCGCGATGTTCGACCGCCATGCCGAGCGCATCGGTGAATTGAAGCCGCGCGTCCTGGTCGGCCAGTTCGCCGGCGCCGCCGGAACGCTGGCCTCGCTCGGCGACAAGGGGTTTGAGGTGCAGGAGGCGCTCTGCGCCGAGCTCAGGCTCGGCGTGCCCGCCTCGACCTGGCACGTCGCGCGCGACGGCTTTGCCGAGGCCGTGAACTTCCTGGCGCTCGTCACCGGCTCGCTCGGCAAGATCGCGCTCGACATCATGATCATGGCCTCGACCGAGTTCGCCGAGGTCTACGAGCCCTTCGTCCAGGGCCGCGGCGCATCCTCGACCATGCCGCAGAAGCGCAACCCGATTTCCTCGGAGCTGATGCTCGCGGCGTCCAAGGCGGTGCGCCAGCATGCCGGCCTGATGCTGGACGCAATGGTGCAGGATTTCGAACGCGCCACCGGGCCCTGGCATGCCGAATGGATGGCGATCCCGGAAAGCTTCGTGCTGACCGCCGGGGCGCTGCACCAGGCGAAGTTTGCGCTCGCAGGCCTCATCGTCGATGAAAAGAAGATGAACGACAATCTCGCCGTCAGCCGCGGCCTGATCGTGGCCGAAGCGGTCATGATGGGGCTGGCGCCGCAGATCGGGCGGCAGGAGGCGCATGACGTGGTCTATGACGCCTGCCGGCTCGCCAACGAGAAAGGCCTGACGCTGGCGGACGCGCTCTCGTCCGACGCCCGCGTCTCTGCCAGAATCGACCGCGCCACTATCGATGCGCTGACTTCACCGAAAAATTACCTCGGCCTCGCGCCCGCCATGGTCGATCGGGTGCTGAAATCGGCAACGCGTTGA
- a CDS encoding winged helix-turn-helix domain-containing protein produces MQFLFRDHLLDTDRRELSREQVPVAVEPQVFDLVVHLMENRDRVVSKDELIDKIWHGRSVSESTLTSRINAARKAIGDSGANQALIRTIARKGFRFVGAVQTQLVAAAPEPGRVARAPQAGLALPERPAIAVLPFTNMSGDREQDYFSDGISEDIITALSKLRWFFVVARNSSFVYKGRAVHMHEVARELGVRYVLEGSVRRSGERLRISAQLNDVSTGSHLWAERYDRELADIFAVQDEITEAIVAAIEPQLYTAESFRAQQKPPGSLDAWDLVMRALSHYWRITREDNAVAQGLLEQATAIDPAYGKALGLLATSHIFGAHMGWADMAMTVPVAERAALAAVEADREDAWAHHGLAYTYLFRRRFDDALAEFELALQLNPNFAMAHAFYGVTLCYAGRWQDGDAAARRALRLSPRDPLAAIYCGVAAYAQFIGRNYEASIQMARESMRQRADFVGAHRVLTAAAGMSGDPQLAASALQGLQRTQPGISLAWLTRELPMLREQDREHYLEGFRRAGMR; encoded by the coding sequence GTGCAGTTTCTGTTCCGGGACCACCTTCTCGATACCGACCGGCGCGAGCTGAGCCGCGAGCAGGTTCCCGTGGCCGTGGAGCCGCAGGTTTTCGACCTCGTCGTCCACCTCATGGAGAACCGCGACCGGGTGGTCAGCAAGGATGAGCTGATCGACAAGATCTGGCACGGGCGCAGCGTCTCCGAATCCACCCTGACCAGCCGGATCAACGCGGCGCGCAAGGCGATCGGCGATAGCGGCGCGAACCAGGCGCTGATCCGCACCATTGCGCGCAAGGGGTTTCGTTTCGTCGGCGCTGTCCAGACGCAGCTCGTCGCGGCCGCGCCGGAGCCGGGCCGTGTCGCCCGGGCGCCGCAGGCGGGGCTCGCACTGCCCGAACGTCCCGCGATCGCCGTGCTGCCGTTCACGAATATGAGCGGCGACCGCGAGCAGGACTATTTTTCCGACGGCATCAGCGAGGACATCATCACCGCGCTGTCGAAGCTACGCTGGTTCTTCGTCGTCGCCCGCAACTCCTCCTTCGTCTACAAGGGCCGCGCCGTGCACATGCACGAGGTCGCGCGCGAGCTCGGCGTACGCTACGTCCTCGAGGGCAGCGTGCGGCGGAGCGGCGAGCGCCTGCGCATCTCGGCGCAGCTCAACGACGTCTCGACCGGCAGCCATCTCTGGGCCGAACGCTACGACCGCGAGCTTGCCGACATCTTCGCCGTGCAGGACGAGATCACCGAGGCGATCGTCGCCGCGATCGAGCCGCAGCTCTATACCGCCGAGAGTTTTCGCGCCCAGCAGAAGCCGCCGGGCAGCCTGGATGCCTGGGACCTCGTGATGCGTGCGCTGTCGCACTACTGGCGCATCACGCGCGAGGACAATGCCGTCGCGCAAGGACTGCTGGAACAGGCAACCGCGATCGATCCCGCCTATGGCAAGGCGCTGGGTCTGCTCGCGACCAGCCATATCTTCGGCGCGCATATGGGCTGGGCCGACATGGCCATGACCGTGCCGGTCGCCGAACGCGCGGCGCTCGCGGCGGTGGAAGCCGACCGCGAGGACGCCTGGGCTCATCACGGTCTCGCCTATACTTACTTGTTCCGCCGCCGCTTCGACGACGCGCTGGCGGAGTTCGAGCTGGCGCTGCAACTCAATCCGAATTTTGCGATGGCGCACGCGTTTTACGGCGTGACGCTGTGCTACGCGGGGAGGTGGCAGGACGGCGATGCCGCCGCGCGCCGCGCGCTGCGGCTGAGCCCGCGCGATCCGCTCGCGGCGATCTATTGCGGCGTTGCCGCCTATGCCCAGTTCATCGGCCGCAATTATGAGGCATCGATCCAGATGGCGCGGGAATCGATGCGGCAGCGCGCCGATTTCGTCGGCGCCCATCGCGTGCTGACGGCAGCCGCCGGCATGTCGGGTGATCCCCAGCTCGCGGCTTCCGCGCTGCAGGGCCTGCAACGCACCCAGCCCGGCATCTCGCTCGCCTGGCTTACGCGCGAGCTGCCGATGCTGCGGGAACAGGATCGCGAGCACTATCTGGAAGGGTTTCGGCGCGCGGGGATGAGGTAG